From Hymenobacter sedentarius, a single genomic window includes:
- a CDS encoding ATP-binding protein encodes MSLKLKIRLSVFLLLLLLLGLGGYAFFTISYLEHGAHGIEQADFNAARLAVLAFLAAGTVVGITMMVRLPRMVVRPLHRLAVDMERVAGPGPATRVAVGRHDEVGSVAAAVNRVLSQAQDQRRATLAELFTERNRMDSLVRSLDEGLLLLDEQNTIVLANPVACDLLGLAPTDLLGKSADAVAATNGLLREMLVPLAEANLAGDAVPDPVFTFPHKGEAPHYQLSISPISAFDRTNAKTGGHIFCLRNVSDFKKLDEVKSGFLATISHELKTPLASIKLSLMLLQHERTDAAERQRLATGIGEETQRLLNMVGQLIDVARLDAGAGIKLNAQPMKLAEVICFATQTVRPQLNDKQLQLDVHVSDALPDVHGDVEKTTWVLINLLSNAIRYSPVAAPLTIRVVQWGEMVRVSVEDRGPGIPAAYHKRIFERFAGVPGQTAQKAGSSGLGLSISREFIGAQGGQLWVESQPEIGSRFLFTLPIAG; translated from the coding sequence ATGTCCCTCAAACTTAAAATCCGCCTCAGCGTCTTCCTGCTGCTGCTGTTGCTGCTGGGGCTGGGCGGGTATGCCTTCTTCACCATCAGCTACCTGGAGCACGGCGCCCACGGCATTGAGCAGGCCGATTTCAACGCGGCGCGGCTGGCGGTGCTGGCCTTTCTGGCGGCCGGCACGGTGGTGGGCATCACCATGATGGTGCGACTGCCGCGCATGGTGGTGCGCCCCCTGCACCGCCTGGCCGTGGACATGGAGCGGGTGGCCGGCCCCGGCCCCGCCACCCGCGTGGCCGTGGGCCGGCACGACGAAGTAGGCAGCGTGGCCGCCGCCGTCAACCGCGTGCTGAGCCAGGCCCAGGACCAGCGCCGCGCCACCCTAGCCGAACTCTTCACCGAGCGCAACCGCATGGACAGCCTGGTACGCAGCCTGGACGAAGGCCTGCTGCTGCTCGACGAGCAAAACACCATCGTGCTGGCCAACCCCGTGGCCTGCGACCTGCTGGGCCTCGCCCCCACCGACCTGCTCGGAAAATCGGCCGATGCCGTGGCGGCCACTAATGGCTTGCTGCGCGAGATGCTGGTGCCCCTGGCCGAAGCCAACCTGGCCGGCGACGCCGTGCCCGACCCCGTGTTCACCTTTCCGCACAAAGGCGAGGCGCCCCACTACCAGCTCAGCATCAGCCCAATTTCGGCCTTCGACCGCACGAATGCCAAGACCGGCGGGCACATCTTCTGCCTCCGCAACGTGTCCGACTTCAAGAAGCTCGACGAAGTAAAGTCGGGCTTCCTGGCCACCATTTCGCACGAGCTCAAAACGCCCCTGGCCAGCATCAAGCTCAGCCTGATGCTGCTGCAGCACGAGCGCACCGACGCCGCCGAACGCCAGCGCCTGGCCACGGGCATCGGCGAAGAAACCCAGCGCCTGCTCAACATGGTGGGCCAGCTCATCGACGTGGCCCGCCTCGATGCCGGCGCCGGCATCAAACTCAACGCCCAGCCCATGAAGCTGGCCGAGGTCATCTGCTTCGCCACCCAAACCGTGCGCCCGCAGCTCAACGACAAGCAGCTGCAGCTCGACGTACACGTATCCGACGCCCTGCCCGACGTGCACGGCGACGTGGAAAAAACCACCTGGGTGCTCATCAACCTGCTTTCCAACGCCATCCGGTACTCGCCGGTGGCCGCGCCGCTCACCATCCGGGTGGTGCAGTGGGGCGAAATGGTGCGCGTGAGCGTGGAAGACCGCGGCCCGGGCATCCCCGCCGCCTACCACAAGCGCATCTTCGAACGGTTTGCAGGCGTGCCGGGCCAAACCGCGCAGAAGGCCGGCAGCTCGGGCCTGGGGCTCAGCATCTCCCGGGAGTTTATTGGCGCGCAGGGCGGCCAGCTGTGGGTAGAAAGCCAGCCAGAAATAGGCAGCCGCTTTCTATTCACCTTGCCTATAGCGGGATAG